One genomic window of Cannabis sativa cultivar Pink pepper isolate KNU-18-1 chromosome 2, ASM2916894v1, whole genome shotgun sequence includes the following:
- the LOC115721377 gene encoding transcription factor LHW isoform X1: MGYLLKEMLKTLCGSNQWSYAVFWKIGCQNPKLLIWEEYHYESSNSSLPVSICGAGSTELPFGEWERLLMSSETCPAPLGSQAGDQVLALINKMMISNQVNIVGEGIVGRAAFTGNHQWILSNGYDKYVHPPEVLNEMCHQFSAGIQTVAVIPVLPHGVVQFGSLLAITENIKFVNDVKSLILQLGCVSGALLSDNYLVKNSAEKMGISGHAGLLSHTGPSGIHKMVNSSGYMADCTSQQRYSFNVSNLIGQSPASLQKEVGNNHEKTALRYETATANQLPTSQGNPCQPNFSPVIKSNSSFTDHLKGRVAGAEVISSNSCERSNHQVSSYKGRSVLNNQCGFSQSRNKILPGVSIHNQFDDNKLVSNSTSTSHLGTSGSLLIDHNLKSVNIPLSDESQINGRINNSSGSVSGTCSYPNVKVTADVNHSITCQSLIELQKAETLKTEEVSSSVPDQLVIGHKSKGFESGQLSKDVKITGNSLARNEQKMDMDYELLQALRIPYFNANEHPFSSDHFPDFVHDCQNLNINNQSAGSGNAKLEEQYTQPSSGDDLFDILGMDLKNKLLNGHGLDKVMEDIHQSTSTFTGSKDLGSSLFSAKDGLSDSGLYSGSGTDHLLDAVVSRAQSSAKQISEDNFSCKTSLTKISSSSVPSSSLSYGRGNLSNHMPGEKFQLSEPLNKPGMVKTSSFKSGCSRDDTGNCSQTSGYGSQISSWVEQGSSMKHDSSVSTAYSKRPDEIGKSSRKRLKPGENPRPRPKDRQMIQDRVKELREIVPNGAKCSIDALLERTIKHMLFLQSVTKHADKLKQTGESKIINKEGGLVLKDNFEGGATWAFEVGSQSMVCPIIVEDLNPPRQMLVEMLCEERGFFLEIADLIRGMGLTILKGVMEARNDKIWARFAIEANRDVTRMEIFMSLVQLLEQTIKGGGVSSANAIENNGLMVHESVPQATPVVVTGRSGSLQ, translated from the exons ATGGGGTATCTGCTGAAAGAGATGCTCAAGACTCTTTGCGGTTCGAATCAGTGGTCTTATGCTGTGTTCTGGAAGATCGGTTGCCAAAACCCTAA GCTGCTAATTTGGGAAGAATATCACTATGAATCCTCAAATTCTTCTCTACCTGTAAGCATTTGTGGAGCTGGGAGTACTGAGCTACCTTTTGGAGAGTGGGAAAGACTATTGATGTCATCTGAAACTTGCCCAGCTCCGCTTGGAAGTCAAGCGGGAGATCAAGTCTTAGCACTTATAAACAAAATGATGATTAGTAATCAGGTCAATATAGTGGGTGAAGG AATAGTTGGGCGAGCTGCATTTACTGGAAACCATCAATGGATTCTTTCAAatggttatgataaatatgtcCATCCTCCGGAG GTCCTAAATGAGATGTGCCACCAATTTTCAGCTGGCATCCAG ACAGTTGCAGTTATTCCTGTCCTTCCTCATGGCGTTGTTCAATTTGGTTCATTGCTGGCT ATTACAGAGAACATAAAATTTGTGAATGATGTTAAGAGTTTGATTCTGCAATTGGGATGTGTCAGTGGTGCTCTTTTGTCTGATAACTATTTGGTGAAGAATTCtgctgagaaaatgggaatttCTGGTCATGCCGGACTGTTGTCGCATACAGGTCCGTCTGGAATACACAAGATGGTAAACTCTTCTGGCTATATGGCTGACTGCACCAGTCAACAGAGATACTCTTTCAATGTTTCAAACCTTATTGGTCAATCACCTGCATCTCTTCAGAAAGAAGTTGGGAATAATCATGAAAAAACTGCTCTAAGATATGAAACTGCTACAGCAAATCAGTTGCCTACTTCCCAAGGTAACCCTTGTCAACCCAACTTTTCTCCGGTGATAAAATCAAATTCTTCTTTCACGGATCATTTGAAGGGTAGAGTCGCAGGTGCTGAAGTGATCTCTTCAAATTCCTGTGAGCGGTCCAATCATCAGGTTTCCTCATACAAAGGAAGGTCTGTACTCAATAATCAATGTGGGTTTAGCCAATCTAGAAATAAGATCCTACCTGGTGTTAGCATCCACAATCAATTTGATGACAATAAACTTGTGTCGAATAGCACCAGTACATCTCATCTGGGAACAAGTGGAAGCCTACTTATTGATCACAACCTAAAGTCTGTAAATATTCCATTGTCTGATGAAAGCCAAATAAATGGTAGAATAAATAATTCTTCTGGGTCTGTATCTGGTACTTGTTCTTACCCAAACGTGAAGGTAACAGCAGACGTCAACCATTCTATCACTTGTCAGTCTTTGATTGAGCTTCAAAAGGCTGAAACATTAAAAACAGAGGAGGTTTCTTCTTCTGTGCCAGATCAATTAGTTATTGGTCACAAGTCTAAAGGCTTTGAGAGTGGGCAACTTTCCAAAGATGTGAAGATTACTGGAAATAGTTTGGCTCGAAATGAACAAAAGATGGATATGGATTATGAACTCTTACAAGCCCTTAGAATCCCATATTTCAATGCAAATGAGCATCCCTTTTCTAGTGACCATTTCCCTGATTTTGTTCATGACTGCCAGAatctaaatattaataatcagTCTGCAGGTTCTGGGAATGCCAAACTTGAAGAACAATATACTCAACCTTCATCAGGAGATGACTTGTTTGATATTTTGGGTATGGATTTAAAAAACAAGCTACTTAATGGCCATGGGTTGGACAAAGTTATGGAAGATATTCATCAGTCCACTTCAACATTTACAGGCTCAAAGGATTTGGGTTCTAGTTTATTTTCGGCAAAAGATGGACTATCAGACAGTGGTTTATATTCTGGTTCGGGTACTGACCATCTTCTAGATGCTGTGGTATCTAGGGCACAGTCTTCTGCCAAGCAAATATCAGAAGATAATTTTTCTTGCAAAACATCTTTGACAAAGATCAGTAGCTCTTCAGTACCTAGTAGTTCACTTTCCTATGGGCGTGGAAACTTGTCTAATCATATGCCAGGAGAAAAATTTCAGCTTTCTGAGCCTCTGAATAAACCAGGGATGGTAAAAACAAGTTCTTTTAAATCTGGGTGTAGCAGGGATGACACAGGAAACTGTTCCCAGACTTCTGGTTATGGATCACAAATCAGTTCCTGGGTTGAACAAGGCAGTTCTATGAAACATGATAGTAGCGTTTCAACCGCCTATTCTAAGAGGCCTGATGAAATTGGAAAATCCAGCCGCAAAAGGCTTAAGCCTGGAGAGaaccctagacccagacccaaagaTCGCCAGATGATCCAAGATCGTGTGAAAGAGTTGCGAGAGATTGTACCAAATGGGGcaaaa TGTAGCATAGATGCATTGCTTGAACGCACTATCAAGCATATGCTCTTCCTGCAAAGTGTCACAAAACATGCTGACAAGCTAAAGCAAACTGGAGAGTCTAAG ATTATTAACAAGGAGGGAGGATTGGTTCTAAAAGACAACTTTGAAGGAGGAGCAACATGGGCTTTTGAAGTTGGCTCACAATCTATGGTCTGCCCAATCATAGTCGAGGATCTAAATCCCCCTCGTCAGATGCTTGTAGAG ATGCTTTGTGAAGAGCGAGGTTTCTTTCTAGAAATAGCTGATTTAATCAGAGGGATGGGTTTGACCATCTTGAAAGGGGTAATGGAAGCACGCAATGATAAAATATGGGCTCGATTTGCAATAGAG GCAAATCGAGATGTTACAAGAATGGAAATATTTATGTCGTTGGTTCAGCTTTTGGAGCAAACCATAAAAGGTGGCGGTGTATCATCAGCTAATGCCATTGAAAACAACGGTTTGATGGTGCATGAATCCGTTCCCCAAGCTACCCCTGTAGTTGTGACTGGTAGGTCTGGTAGTTTGCAGTAA
- the LOC115721377 gene encoding transcription factor LHW isoform X2, producing MGYLLKEMLKTLCGSNQWSYAVFWKIGCQNPKLLIWEEYHYESSNSSLPVSICGAGSTELPFGEWERLLMSSETCPAPLGSQAGDQVLALINKMMISNQVNIVGEGIVGRAAFTGNHQWILSNGYDKYVHPPEVLNEMCHQFSAGIQTVAVIPVLPHGVVQFGSLLAITENIKFVNDVKSLILQLGCVSGALLSDNYLVKNSAEKMGISGHAGLLSHTGPSGIHKMVNSSGYMADCTSQQRYSFNVSNLIGQSPASLQKEVGNNHEKTALRYETATANQLPTSQGAEVISSNSCERSNHQVSSYKGRSVLNNQCGFSQSRNKILPGVSIHNQFDDNKLVSNSTSTSHLGTSGSLLIDHNLKSVNIPLSDESQINGRINNSSGSVSGTCSYPNVKVTADVNHSITCQSLIELQKAETLKTEEVSSSVPDQLVIGHKSKGFESGQLSKDVKITGNSLARNEQKMDMDYELLQALRIPYFNANEHPFSSDHFPDFVHDCQNLNINNQSAGSGNAKLEEQYTQPSSGDDLFDILGMDLKNKLLNGHGLDKVMEDIHQSTSTFTGSKDLGSSLFSAKDGLSDSGLYSGSGTDHLLDAVVSRAQSSAKQISEDNFSCKTSLTKISSSSVPSSSLSYGRGNLSNHMPGEKFQLSEPLNKPGMVKTSSFKSGCSRDDTGNCSQTSGYGSQISSWVEQGSSMKHDSSVSTAYSKRPDEIGKSSRKRLKPGENPRPRPKDRQMIQDRVKELREIVPNGAKCSIDALLERTIKHMLFLQSVTKHADKLKQTGESKIINKEGGLVLKDNFEGGATWAFEVGSQSMVCPIIVEDLNPPRQMLVEMLCEERGFFLEIADLIRGMGLTILKGVMEARNDKIWARFAIEANRDVTRMEIFMSLVQLLEQTIKGGGVSSANAIENNGLMVHESVPQATPVVVTGRSGSLQ from the exons ATGGGGTATCTGCTGAAAGAGATGCTCAAGACTCTTTGCGGTTCGAATCAGTGGTCTTATGCTGTGTTCTGGAAGATCGGTTGCCAAAACCCTAA GCTGCTAATTTGGGAAGAATATCACTATGAATCCTCAAATTCTTCTCTACCTGTAAGCATTTGTGGAGCTGGGAGTACTGAGCTACCTTTTGGAGAGTGGGAAAGACTATTGATGTCATCTGAAACTTGCCCAGCTCCGCTTGGAAGTCAAGCGGGAGATCAAGTCTTAGCACTTATAAACAAAATGATGATTAGTAATCAGGTCAATATAGTGGGTGAAGG AATAGTTGGGCGAGCTGCATTTACTGGAAACCATCAATGGATTCTTTCAAatggttatgataaatatgtcCATCCTCCGGAG GTCCTAAATGAGATGTGCCACCAATTTTCAGCTGGCATCCAG ACAGTTGCAGTTATTCCTGTCCTTCCTCATGGCGTTGTTCAATTTGGTTCATTGCTGGCT ATTACAGAGAACATAAAATTTGTGAATGATGTTAAGAGTTTGATTCTGCAATTGGGATGTGTCAGTGGTGCTCTTTTGTCTGATAACTATTTGGTGAAGAATTCtgctgagaaaatgggaatttCTGGTCATGCCGGACTGTTGTCGCATACAGGTCCGTCTGGAATACACAAGATGGTAAACTCTTCTGGCTATATGGCTGACTGCACCAGTCAACAGAGATACTCTTTCAATGTTTCAAACCTTATTGGTCAATCACCTGCATCTCTTCAGAAAGAAGTTGGGAATAATCATGAAAAAACTGCTCTAAGATATGAAACTGCTACAGCAAATCAGTTGCCTACTTCCCAAG GTGCTGAAGTGATCTCTTCAAATTCCTGTGAGCGGTCCAATCATCAGGTTTCCTCATACAAAGGAAGGTCTGTACTCAATAATCAATGTGGGTTTAGCCAATCTAGAAATAAGATCCTACCTGGTGTTAGCATCCACAATCAATTTGATGACAATAAACTTGTGTCGAATAGCACCAGTACATCTCATCTGGGAACAAGTGGAAGCCTACTTATTGATCACAACCTAAAGTCTGTAAATATTCCATTGTCTGATGAAAGCCAAATAAATGGTAGAATAAATAATTCTTCTGGGTCTGTATCTGGTACTTGTTCTTACCCAAACGTGAAGGTAACAGCAGACGTCAACCATTCTATCACTTGTCAGTCTTTGATTGAGCTTCAAAAGGCTGAAACATTAAAAACAGAGGAGGTTTCTTCTTCTGTGCCAGATCAATTAGTTATTGGTCACAAGTCTAAAGGCTTTGAGAGTGGGCAACTTTCCAAAGATGTGAAGATTACTGGAAATAGTTTGGCTCGAAATGAACAAAAGATGGATATGGATTATGAACTCTTACAAGCCCTTAGAATCCCATATTTCAATGCAAATGAGCATCCCTTTTCTAGTGACCATTTCCCTGATTTTGTTCATGACTGCCAGAatctaaatattaataatcagTCTGCAGGTTCTGGGAATGCCAAACTTGAAGAACAATATACTCAACCTTCATCAGGAGATGACTTGTTTGATATTTTGGGTATGGATTTAAAAAACAAGCTACTTAATGGCCATGGGTTGGACAAAGTTATGGAAGATATTCATCAGTCCACTTCAACATTTACAGGCTCAAAGGATTTGGGTTCTAGTTTATTTTCGGCAAAAGATGGACTATCAGACAGTGGTTTATATTCTGGTTCGGGTACTGACCATCTTCTAGATGCTGTGGTATCTAGGGCACAGTCTTCTGCCAAGCAAATATCAGAAGATAATTTTTCTTGCAAAACATCTTTGACAAAGATCAGTAGCTCTTCAGTACCTAGTAGTTCACTTTCCTATGGGCGTGGAAACTTGTCTAATCATATGCCAGGAGAAAAATTTCAGCTTTCTGAGCCTCTGAATAAACCAGGGATGGTAAAAACAAGTTCTTTTAAATCTGGGTGTAGCAGGGATGACACAGGAAACTGTTCCCAGACTTCTGGTTATGGATCACAAATCAGTTCCTGGGTTGAACAAGGCAGTTCTATGAAACATGATAGTAGCGTTTCAACCGCCTATTCTAAGAGGCCTGATGAAATTGGAAAATCCAGCCGCAAAAGGCTTAAGCCTGGAGAGaaccctagacccagacccaaagaTCGCCAGATGATCCAAGATCGTGTGAAAGAGTTGCGAGAGATTGTACCAAATGGGGcaaaa TGTAGCATAGATGCATTGCTTGAACGCACTATCAAGCATATGCTCTTCCTGCAAAGTGTCACAAAACATGCTGACAAGCTAAAGCAAACTGGAGAGTCTAAG ATTATTAACAAGGAGGGAGGATTGGTTCTAAAAGACAACTTTGAAGGAGGAGCAACATGGGCTTTTGAAGTTGGCTCACAATCTATGGTCTGCCCAATCATAGTCGAGGATCTAAATCCCCCTCGTCAGATGCTTGTAGAG ATGCTTTGTGAAGAGCGAGGTTTCTTTCTAGAAATAGCTGATTTAATCAGAGGGATGGGTTTGACCATCTTGAAAGGGGTAATGGAAGCACGCAATGATAAAATATGGGCTCGATTTGCAATAGAG GCAAATCGAGATGTTACAAGAATGGAAATATTTATGTCGTTGGTTCAGCTTTTGGAGCAAACCATAAAAGGTGGCGGTGTATCATCAGCTAATGCCATTGAAAACAACGGTTTGATGGTGCATGAATCCGTTCCCCAAGCTACCCCTGTAGTTGTGACTGGTAGGTCTGGTAGTTTGCAGTAA